The Fusarium oxysporum f. sp. lycopersici 4287 chromosome 1, whole genome shotgun sequence DNA segment TATCTTTGTGGGAGTTATGCTTCCCCAGGTATCGCAAGACATGACGAAACCATTCGAACGCTAGGAACTAATATGTGTGTGAAACCCATCCAACAACTCCGTGATGACTTTTGTAATCCAATCACCAATGCACCCTTGCAATATCCGAGACAGAATCGTACAGCTGTCGTCTTTATATGTGATTATCGACGCTTCCAATGTGTCTGACAGCATTCTAGGAGTAGAAGTGGCTCCTCTGCATGCCGTCAGCAGAAGCGTACTCGTTCTTCCCATCCTCGGGGCGGGCAATTGAGCTGGTTAGGGAGTTTGTACGGCTGCTCTCGCTAGGCgcagccttgatcttcttgggctcTTGTGCCGGGCGCTTGATGACCTCGAGGTAGGTAGATGGAAGATAGCCTTGGCGGCCGTCGCGGGATCGGCACTGCCACCACTCGCTGGGATTACCAGAGGGATCGTTTTTACTTAGGACGGCAACAAGGTCACCCTTTCTCGCCTCGAGCTCCATGCCTGTGTTAGGCTGAGGGAGGAAGTCGAAGGTGAGTCGGCAAAACTCAAGCTTAGCAGGGTCGACCGGCTGCTGTGATTCCATGGCCTGGGCCTGAAGACGCTTCTGCTCCTGCTCTTGTGAGGCAGCAAGCGTCCTTATCATCTTTGACATTAGATAAGGAATGCCAAAGGCGGCCAGGACAAAGAACAGTAAAGGCTTCTTGCTGGCCTTCGCAGGAAGTGGGTTACCATCTGGTCCAACGCTCCGACCTTCGAAGCGTGCAAATGCAGCTGGTGTGAGGGCAGTCGCATCGGCAGGCGGCGGTCGACCAGTAAGCTTGGCAATCAATGTGCGAATCCAGCGCATCAATGTGAAGATGCCCAGCACGGAGCCCAGAGTATCCCTCAGATTACCAAATTGTTCAGCGACAGAGACCATGGCTAAGAACTGTTAGTTGACTCTCCGGCCCGAACCATCTCACTAAAGAACTTACCAAAGAAGCTGGAGTGAGTAGCCATGTAGGTACTCTCAAGCATCTGGGCGAAGCCTCCAAAGGCCGTGACAATACCCTCGAGCATTTGGAAGGTAGCCTGAGTGCTGTTGTTGAAAGTGTTGGTCAAGCTGTTTTGGTCGCCAGGCATTCCCATGCCACCGCCGTACATACCGCCGCCCATGCCACCATACATGCCTCCTCCGTAGCCACCGTATCCTCCACCGTACATGCTACCGTAGCCACTCATGCCGCCCATACCACCCATGCCAAACCGCGAGTAGGGGCTGGAATAGGGTGACGAGTACGCGCCACCCATTGAGCTATACGGTGAGGAATTCATCCTGCTGTAATTGGCAGCGTTCTGATTGACCGTTGAtgtgagagaagaaggtcgaTTAGGAAGCGGAGGGGCAGAAGACGAATCGGTGATCGATGTTGTAGTTCCCGGACGCAACTGACGGCGAGATAGGCGATGTCGCTAGAGTATAGTGAGTAGGAAGGCGCTTTAACGCGGGGAGTCAGGAGAAGGTGACTGGCAGAAGACATGGAAAAGGAGATAGTAAGAGAGAAGAATTGATGAATGCGACTTACCAGCAGTCGCAGCCGCGCCAGGCTGCTCCCAGGGCTTGGGTGGAGAGGCCATGATATTATCTTGTTATCGCAAGGAGGAAGGGTTCAGAAGCCGGGTTCGGACAATGGACTACCGACAAACGGTATCACAGTGTCAGAATTCGAGTCGTCTAATTATTGAGCCTCCTAGTAAAGCAGACTTGTCTTGGTCGTTGGCCACTCCTCGTGACGTTTGGTGGTGGACCTCGGAAAGTGTACCGGACGCAAGATCGGAGACTGACTCCGTGATTATATGCAGCCCCCAGTTAGCGTAACCGCGGCGCGCGGGGACAACGGAGTTGCCTCGGGATACGGGAAAAAGAGCCGCCGAGACAGAGATATGATAAGATTGAGAGGGTCGCTATCTCTCGAGAATTAGAGACGCGCAAGAATTGCGATGGTGACAGGCGTGGGCGTGgaggtgatgaggaggaggatgagggagACGAGATTGTCGCAGAGGAAAAGCCGAGAAAGATGGAGTTGATTAGAGATAAAAATTAGTGGGGCCTCACTTAACCTAGGCTAGACTTGAGAGCAGGCGCATTCAAGTTTAAAAGGGAAGAAAAATCCGGGGGCGAATGGGACCGAACCAGAAGCCAGACCTCGGCTGACTAGGCCCCGCCGACTCTCATCGTTCTTGCCTTTTTGAGGCAATACGACTCGTGAAGAGGGGTGTTTGCCTTTTGAGATTTTGATGATGTTTGATGGTCTGATACTTGGTACCTATACTTGGGCATTTCGTTGATGAGTTTACGAGTATGGCATTCCTTCAGATACAATAGCTCGTGAATGCTAGTTGAGTCATCAATTGATGCTCCTTTCATCGCCTATGTCACTATAATCAAACCGTTTTCCGTTGGCCGTTGTAGCCGGGCCATAGGTAAGTTTCCATGTGACGCTGATGCTTTCCGGTTTCGCCACAGACAATCGGCTTTACAGGCGACTTGCTTCCAAGGACTACCTTAGTAATTTAACCTTACGTCAATCTCAGCCGCCATCCTGCCAGCTTACCCTATGGCATATAATAAGAACAGAATGAATGAACAAACTACCAAATCAAGCCATGATGAGTGTATCAAGATATACATAGTACACATATACCTTTACTGTCTGTCTTAATCGCTTGTAATAATTTTCGGTGTTCTAGTGCTTCTAGCCTTGAAGAGCGAGTTGCTCCTATTGTGAATGCCTTGATCCTACCATAGGTACATTATATATCGTCAATTCGGGCTACTTCATGGAAGATTGTATGACGAGAGGATTATATATGTATATGTACATctataaaaaaaaaccagAAAATCCAGGAAAGCCTGTTCTAGATTTCAAACCGAGTTCTGAAACATAATGAAAACAATTACCCAAACCAGCTTGTTGAACTACCTAAAGAAGAGCTATCGAGGGCCAATCATGATTCAATAGAAACTCAACTAtaacaacaacacaacacacACCATGGTTGAAAAGCGACCACCAAGTCCTGGCTTCATCTCTAATCCATTCatcaaaagaagaaatctCGAATGGACTCTCGACTCACCATCGCCCTCACAGCCACCAACAACTGCTGACATAGAATCTGGATCAGCCACTGTAGAGGACCATCTCTCGCATTTCAAAGCGCACCTCTCTAGCCATATATTAAGCCAATCGCCACTATCAATATCATCGTATAGCTCACTATACACCGAAAACTTTGGAAGCTCTGCAGGTGCTCATTTCGTCATTCATCAACATGACCACCCAATTGCTGGCACGCACTATGACCTCCGTCTTCAGATCAATGAGACCAGCAGCGCCAGCTGGGCGATCATGTACGGACTCCCGGGCGACCCTCAGAGCATACGGTTGAATCGAAACGCGACAGAGACGCGAATTCATTGTCTATGGGTACGGAGTTTTTCTCTTTACAGGAGAAAAGAATTAATATTTAAACAGAATCACCTCATAGAGACTGCCTCAACCTCGACTGGCTCACTTCTCATTTGGGATACGGGAACATATAGCATCCTTCCCCGTCAAAGCAAGCATGGCCCAGCGACTGATCCGTCCTCTCCAACGTCCTCACCAGGTCCATCTTTCGCGCCAACACAGCAAGCTCTTCTGCACGCCGCTTTTCAGAACCGCAAGATCCGCATTCGACTGCACGGATCGCGCTTACCTGATCCATATGTCCTGAACCTTCGTTTAACCAGGTCAGAAGATGTGGCCGGCAGAGTAAGGAGCGGAAGAACACCTCGGAAACGACGACGTCGTCATGCCCAGACGGAGACGCAACCTGAGACGAGTGGTGATGATAGTGAGAGTGATGAAAGTGAGGATGTCCCTTCAAACACTGATGCGGGAACCAGCGCAGACAATCTTTCCGCCATGGAACGTGAGATACgtgagcttgaagatgaagaggtcCGAAGAACAAATGCATATCCAGGGGCTTCCAACACCATCGGTAGTGTACATCAACGACGATGGTATCTTTCACTTGATCGCCCGGCTTGTGGGTTTGTGGAGCAAAGAACCAAGAACCGTTCAGTTTGGGAACTGGAAGACGGTACGGAGACTAAAAACAAACAGAGCAACAATGGACGCTTGTCATACCCATTCCACGTCCGAGGGCCAGATCATGAGCGTAGTGTATTAACAGGACGGCTAGGAGCTGATATTCTCCAAGACGAGGGCGTGGATAAATTTATTCAACGTCAAGGTTGGAAGCCAGTGCTGAAATGATACTCCCCcgggaaaaaaaaaagacatgCGCAGTGTCTGAACAGACTATCAAAATTTATTGTGTAGACTACATAATACCTAGGCTTGTGCCACGTTCCCATTTTCCCATCCGAGTGCATGGCTGTATAGCACGTCTACCTTGATACCTGGCGGAGATCATATCCCGTAGACTGGCCAGGACGACCACCTCGCCATAATCCCATGTAAATCAATCCGTCTCAACCAGACTCATCAAACGCCATCCCATGCTTGCTAAATCGCGGATTCACATGTCTGTGAAGACCGAATCACACCCACTGcagaaacaaaaaaaaaacatacTTTGAAATAGCAGTATTATACCCCCTTTCAGCACGTTTTGAAGCCTAACTTTTGGGCTCCACCAGAGTCGGAGCAATTCGCCTCTTCTTGGGCTCCTTGCCGTCTTCCTTTTCGCCTTCACTGGCGTCGCGCTTAGTGCCCGCAACACTGCCTGTGGTACTTCGAGGAGTCTCAGGAGGTGTTGTGAGCGGAACACCAGTCACCTTGCCAGAATTTGCTGCTGCAATGCCTGGAACATTGCCAGAAATCAGAGGTGGATTGGTAACTACACCGGCTGCGGGCACAGTGCTGGCCTGTGTAGTGATAGTCGCAATTGAAGACGTCGAATTCGATCTCGCAGGAGATGAGGGACGTTGAGAAATAAGTGAAGCTGACTGGGGGGGCGAAGGGGCAGTAAAAGAGCTCGCCGAGTTgcgatggtggtgatgcgAGCCGTTAGGAAAGGGTGAAGGCGGAGCAAACGCGGTCGTTGGGGTAGGCATGGGAGTGGTTTGATTAGACGAGGTCCCTGTTTGCGACTTGGGCGGACCGACTTCACCCTTGTAGACTTCACCCAGTTCTCCAGCTGCAAAGGATAGTGTTGAGCAGAATCCATCAGAAGACGAGATCATTAAAGTCAGACCATCGCTTGACCTAGTAGTTTTGTTAGTCAATCTACACGGTTGATAGGTGATAGGAACTCCAGCATACCATGCAAGGTCAGTAAAGGTAGCGCAATGAAGATTGCTGACAACACAGATAGGGGTCTTTTGCTGAGTATCGTAAAGTAGGACCGAGTCTTGTGTAGCCACTGCGTAGACCATGCGATAAGGCAGGGAAAAGGCAGGCTTTGGGCCTGGTGTAGCCGAAGCCGTATCTGAACCCGATGTCTTTGCGTCTGATGTGGTTGAgggtggaggaggtggatCCATGACAGAAGGAGCTGGGGATGGCTTCGAAAGAGGTTCTGGAAGGGATGGAATAGGCTCCTCTGAAGATGATGTGTCAATGGTTATATTGCGCGTGACAGGAGGAGACTGTCGCAGTGTGTAGAATATCGGAGAACATTTTACCACGACCGAGGGCTTCTTGTGGCCCGGCAAATGGGCAATTGGGGGTTTGTTAATACCACCACGCGTGTAAATATAGACCGTGTTAATCACTTCATAAGTAGGCTTCGCGTCTCGTTCAGCCTGGTGTTGGTTTTGGTACTGTCCCGATGGAGTTAATAGCAAGCTGCCATCTGGTGTAAATGTGAGTCGTCGGAAAAAGGACGTGAGCGTCTCATTGGCATAGAGGTTCGCATTCTTCATTCCCAACCCGCTGCTCAACGTTGACGATGGTTTCGGAGAGGGGTCCATAGGCATGACGGCCGGCAAAGGCATAGATGGCGCTGGCGATACAGATCGCCGAGAAGAGAACGAAGATCGACGGCTATGGCTAACGACGCTGGGAGGGTTCATGGGAAGCGCGAAAGAAGTAGGCGTGCCGGGTGCAGAAGGCACAGGTGATCCGATAGAAGGCGCAGAATCGAGGACAGCAAGCGAAGAGCGATGGCCAAAGTCGGGAGGAGCAGGACTGCTCGAGGAGATtcgccgaggaggaagatcgGCCTTGATATGGCTGGCAAGTCGAGGAGTCTTGTCGTCTTGGCTGAGGGTGTATTGCCCATCCTTGGTTTTTAGAGAGTAAATATGAACTGATCGATCGGAGGACTGCGTCGCGATGTACTCGTTGAGGGGATCCCATGTGACGCCCTGTACATAATGGCTGTGCTCGGCGATCTGGCGCACGAGTGTTCCTGTTTCCTATGTTAGAAGCTGACGGTTATCGGGTCGTTGACAGTCGTCTGCTGACCTGTCTGAGCGTTGTAGATTCGTGCTATATTATCCATGctgccgatgatgaagtaCACTCCGTCAGGAGACCAGGCTAAGTCATAGATCTCCGCGCCAGTAGATCGACACATATGCTTTGCCCTCCATGACTCTTTATCTTCCGGGGCATCGGATCCGAATGCTGTTTGGGGTGTTTCGCTTGGTACCCAGAGGATCACATTGCCATCGTCGCCCGCAGAGGCTAGAAGCTCGCCTGAAAATGAAGCTGTGAGCAGAGTAAATTCTGAAAGCGGATGGGAGAGCCTTACCCTTGGGCGCCCAACGAACAACATTAACGGCCTGGTTGTGCTTTGAAAGGGTTGAAAGGTACTCGACCTTACGGTCCTCCCCATCAACCTGAACCCTCCATATTCTGATATGATTATCACCACCAGCCGTGGCTAAACGTCCCTTTCCAGACGGCTCGAAGTGGGCGGAGTAAACGGGGGCATTCTGGTCATGCCAATTGATGATTAGAGGGGCAGCTTTCATCGTGTTGATATGTTTAGGTGATCAAACGAGGGTAGAAGCTGCATAGGTGAGGTAGGGAGACGCCCCTTTGAGGCTGTGGGAGAAGAGACTGAAGAGCTCTGTGGCTCCCACGCTCGAATACGAACGAGATCAAAGGTCGAAGATGATAAGATGACGCGAACCTAGAGTGGATatgcaaagaagaaaagaaggcgAAAGTGGACTCTGGATAATTGTTCGAGGTTATCGGCAGTGATGGGAATTGGCACGGTAGTGCCAAAAGTAGAGTAACAACGGGCGAGTTTGATGGTGGAGAGTAGAGCTCCAGGCTGGAGCTGGTGTGGACCTTTGAAAGCCTTTGATTAGACGCCAAGGCAAGCTGTACGGTAGATAACTAGGAGCTACGGAGAACAACAAAGATCGGGAGTCGAAGTTTAGCGTTGCTGATTGATTGGATCTGAGAAATAAAAAGGGAAGAAGGGGGAAAcgaaaaaaagagaaaaggaaaCGAAGGGGAAGTGAATGGTTGGAAAAGAGGAGCCAAACGGCACGATTGAGGTTTATTCCGGCGATACCTGCAAGAAACAGGCCTCGCATCACTTTATTGTCACTGTCACTGCCAATGCCACCGCGACTGTCGCTTTCTTACACTCACGACCATGAGGAACAAGGCACGAGGCACAGGGCGTTTTGGCGTACCTTTAGGCGTGTCACCAACCTCAGTCGACTAACTAAAATATGCAAGGCGCTGTAGGTGGACGCATTGGATAGTTTTACCCAGTAGAGGTTAAGTTGCGGCGGACGCGCGGGCGATCACACACATGGGGGATGGATCAAATGGATCATATGGATCCAATGAGGAACAACATCCAATTCATGGATGGATGCATGTCACGAGGGGACAACGCACCTCAGTCAGGGCAAGATCTTGTTTTAAGCTGTGCTGTAGCAGTGGGTTATCAGTGGTGGAGGTCCAAGACAGTTGCGCCGAAGCCAAGCGCTAG contains these protein-coding regions:
- a CDS encoding chromatin assembly factor 1 subunit B translates to MKAAPLIINWHDQNAPVYSAHFEPSGKGRLATAGGDNHIRIWRVQVDGEDRKVEYLSTLSKHNQAVNVVRWAPKGELLASAGDDGNVILWVPSETPQTAFGSDAPEDKESWRAKHMCRSTGAEIYDLAWSPDGVYFIIGSMDNIARIYNAQTGTLVRQIAEHSHYVQGVTWDPLNEYIATQSSDRSVHIYSLKTKDGQYTLSQDDKTPRLASHIKADLPPRRISSSSPAPPDFGHRSSLAVLDSAPSIGSPVPSAPGTPTSFALPMNPPSVVSHSRRSSFSSRRSVSPAPSMPLPAVMPMDPSPKPSSTLSSGLGMKNANLYANETLTSFFRRLTFTPDGSLLLTPSGQYQNQHQAERDAKPTYEVINTVYIYTRGGINKPPIAHLPGHKKPSVVVKCSPIFYTLRQSPPVTRNITIDTSSSEEPIPSLPEPLSKPSPAPSVMDPPPPPSTTSDAKTSGSDTASATPGPKPAFSLPYRMVYAVATQDSVLLYDTQQKTPICVVSNLHCATFTDLAWSSDGLTLMISSSDGFCSTLSFAAGELGEVYKGEVGPPKSQTGTSSNQTTPMPTPTTAFAPPSPFPNGSHHHHRNSASSFTAPSPPQSASLISQRPSSPARSNSTSSIATITTQASTVPAAGVVTNPPLISGNVPGIAAANSGKVTGVPLTTPPETPRSTTGSVAGTKRDASEGEKEDGKEPKKRRIAPTLVEPKS
- a CDS encoding chromatin assembly factor 1 subunit B (At least one base has a quality score < 10) encodes the protein MNPPSVVSHSRRSSFSSRRSVSPAPSMPLPAVMPMDPSPKPSSTLSSGLGMKNANLYANETLTSFFRRLTFTPDGSLLLTPSGQYQNQHQAERDAKPTYEVINTVYIYTRGGINKPPIAHLPGHKKPSVVVKCSPIFYTLRQSPPVTRNITIDTSSSEEPIPSLPEPLSKPSPAPSVMDPPPPPSTTSDAKTSGSDTASATPGPKPAFSLPYRMVYAVATQDSVLLYDTQQKTPICVVSNLHCATFTDLAWSSDGLTLMISSSDGFCSTLSFAAGELGEVYKGEVGPPKSQTGTSSNQTTPMPTPTTAFAPPSPFPNGSHHHHRNSASSFTAPSPPQSASLISQRPSSPARSNSTSSIATITTQASTVPAAGVVTNPPLISGNVPGIAAANSGKVTGVPLTTPPETPRSTTGSVAGTKRDASEGEKEDGKEPKKRRIAPTLVEPKS